A genomic stretch from Verrucomicrobiia bacterium includes:
- the lipA gene encoding lipoyl synthase, producing the protein MDTALITIEPTPHRRLPPWIRQRVPGGERYAYLKNVLREFKLHTVCEEAKCPNMGECWEHGAATFMLMGDVCTRRCNFCAVDKGKPGFLDAAEPEHVAEVVAAMKLDYCVLTSVTRDDLPDQGADHIARTIETIHARLPDCKLEMLIPDFRGEPACIARVVKTPLAVLAHNMETIPRLYKQVRPGAVYERSLRVLEMTKEFRGDILTKSGLMLGLGETREELLEVFRDLRQHGCDILTLGQYLRPTEDQLTVTRYVTPEEFALFKQDALELGFHHVESGPLVRSSYHAWEHVK; encoded by the coding sequence ATGGACACCGCACTGATTACCATTGAGCCGACGCCGCATCGGCGTCTGCCGCCGTGGATCCGGCAGCGCGTGCCGGGCGGCGAACGCTACGCCTACCTGAAGAACGTCCTCCGCGAATTCAAGCTGCACACCGTTTGCGAAGAAGCCAAATGCCCAAACATGGGCGAGTGCTGGGAACACGGTGCCGCCACGTTCATGCTCATGGGCGACGTCTGCACGCGCCGCTGCAATTTCTGCGCGGTCGATAAAGGCAAGCCCGGCTTTCTCGACGCCGCCGAACCCGAGCACGTAGCCGAAGTCGTGGCGGCCATGAAGCTCGATTACTGCGTGCTCACCTCGGTGACCCGTGATGATCTGCCCGACCAGGGTGCCGACCACATCGCCCGCACGATCGAAACGATTCACGCACGCTTGCCCGACTGCAAACTGGAAATGCTCATCCCCGATTTCCGCGGCGAGCCAGCCTGCATCGCCCGCGTCGTGAAAACCCCGCTCGCCGTCCTCGCGCACAATATGGAAACCATCCCGCGCCTGTACAAGCAAGTGCGCCCCGGCGCCGTGTACGAACGCTCCCTGCGCGTCCTGGAAATGACCAAGGAATTTCGCGGTGATATCCTCACCAAGTCCGGCCTGATGCTCGGCCTCGGCGAAACCCGCGAAGAATTGCTGGAAGTCTTTCGTGACCTGCGCCAGCACGGCTGCGACATCCTCACGCTCGGCCAGTACCTGCGCCCGACCGAAGACCAATTAACCGTCACCCGCTACGTCACCCCCGAAGAATTCGCCCTCTTCAAGCAAGACGCGCTGGAATTGGGCTTCCACCACGTAGAATCCGGCCCCCTCGTCCGTAGTTCCTACCACGCGTGGGAACATGTGAAATAG
- a CDS encoding RNA methyltransferase, with protein MRKPNEKNPEPPLTFGAPKHLANVTVILVEPAVPGNIGSAARAMTTMGLTDLVVLNGPKNFRTHIQAISLGHGAGDLLAKARAVSTWEEATEGLHWLVGTTHRKRRPQFPQIVEAREAAKKIVELTHKHRVGIVFGREESGLSDTELRLCHDIVSVPQAVEHPSLNLSQAVQLFAYEIYLASMGGMPKPKYNLATVQEVESLLKHLQTSLDKIGFRPHQGDPQSFLRSLRRAIARAPLEKRDCNVLHRICQQIDFYVDEHPKK; from the coding sequence ATGCGTAAGCCCAATGAAAAAAACCCCGAGCCGCCGCTGACGTTTGGCGCGCCGAAGCATCTCGCCAACGTAACGGTCATTCTCGTCGAACCGGCGGTGCCGGGCAATATCGGTTCGGCGGCACGCGCGATGACCACGATGGGGTTGACCGACCTCGTTGTGTTGAATGGCCCGAAGAACTTCCGCACTCACATACAGGCCATCAGCCTGGGTCATGGTGCAGGCGATTTGTTGGCGAAGGCCCGCGCGGTGTCAACCTGGGAGGAAGCGACGGAGGGTCTGCACTGGCTCGTAGGAACAACGCACCGCAAACGCCGCCCGCAGTTTCCGCAGATTGTCGAAGCCCGAGAAGCTGCGAAAAAGATCGTCGAGCTGACCCACAAACATCGTGTCGGGATCGTGTTTGGCCGTGAGGAGTCTGGCCTCTCCGACACCGAGTTGCGTCTCTGTCACGACATCGTCAGCGTGCCGCAAGCCGTCGAGCATCCGTCCCTGAATCTGTCGCAGGCGGTACAGCTTTTCGCATATGAGATTTATTTGGCGAGCATGGGCGGCATGCCCAAGCCGAAATACAATCTCGCGACCGTCCAGGAAGTGGAATCGCTGTTGAAACACTTGCAGACGTCACTGGACAAGATCGGTTTCCGCCCCCATCAAGGCGACCCGCAATCATTTCTGCGCTCCCTCCGCCGCGCCATCGCCCGCGCCCCCCTGGAAAAACGCGACTGCAACGTCCTCCACCGTATCTGCCAGCAAATCGATTTTTACGTGGACGAGCATCCGAAGAAGTAG
- the dtd gene encoding D-aminoacyl-tRNA deacylase yields MQRVSRASVRIDSQTVGEIGPGLLVLLGIGKNDAVADADWMIKKLLALRIFPDDAKNMNRSVTDIGGGLLIVSQFTLYGDARNGTRPSFTDAMPPTEAEQFYNNFMVKLRAATALKVAEGKFAAMMDIDLVNDGPVTIILDSHA; encoded by the coding sequence GTGCAACGTGTCTCCCGCGCCTCTGTCCGGATCGATAGCCAGACGGTTGGCGAAATCGGGCCCGGTTTGCTGGTGCTACTCGGCATTGGCAAGAACGATGCCGTGGCGGATGCAGACTGGATGATCAAAAAACTGCTCGCGCTGCGCATTTTTCCAGATGACGCCAAGAATATGAACCGCTCGGTGACAGATATTGGCGGCGGACTACTCATCGTATCGCAGTTCACACTCTACGGCGATGCTCGCAACGGTACGCGCCCGAGTTTCACCGATGCAATGCCTCCCACCGAAGCGGAGCAGTTTTACAACAATTTCATGGTGAAACTGCGCGCGGCCACCGCGTTGAAGGTCGCTGAAGGCAAATTCGCCGCGATGATGGACATCGACCTGGTCAACGACGGGCCGGTGACGATCATTTTGGATTCGCATGCGTAA